In the Leptospira limi genome, one interval contains:
- a CDS encoding FAD-binding protein, with protein sequence MKIKQLLPVTYLLLNYKGRIDRKVYWIASLFMWSNFYVFYQTLDYCLGETSTWIIYPLMLWGILAVSAKRFHDIGKSGYTIVLTLIPIVGPLVVIYFLAFKKGDPQNNQYGSVPGSEIDYYKNDDGTSIPHLKSTEVIINDVTRLNPVIVSSVFRPVSLDELIQFVKSSNTPISVGGGRFSMGGQTASPGSVHIDMRKLNQVIDYNPSEKWIKVQAGIRWCDIQHYIDKDDLSVKIMQTYANFTVGGALSVNCHGRYMGLGPVVLSVRSIEVILADGSLIKANRKENSDVFAGMIGGYNSVGIIATVEFDLDDNVKVKQVSKKMKKNQYFQFFKYNIREDKKVIFHNADIYPPQYQNIRAVSWEFTLDKPTVKSRFMPLQSSYPIHRYFFWDFTESPFGKWRREYIVDPLLFFAKKVHWRNYEAGYDVLELEPSAREKSTYVLQEYFVPIDKFNGFSDRLCDILKRHKVNMVNISVRHAKADEETYLSWAPKESFAFVLYYKQNVNESDKLKVAVWTRELMNASIEFGGSYYLPYQTHASREMFQKAYPKYKEIFALKEKLDPKFRFKNIFWDTYYKENPKPELLDSAFHRIFANVKWSDALYRFLQVIFNLYPEEKFFQLIYDTTKQYKTDEEIYSQIVQRLNSIKPFHADLTYALPALFKQKRDLSLQILELLGTNTTVNGYLEIGTTGRYISSLQHKLKFNQNIYLVNSVPPKNNPADILERGGIKKIGTFFPLNDYDPISNEIPSESLDLVTCLIGLHHIQLHKLDAFIQSIHRVLRVGGKFILRDHDVKDPEMFEFVSIIHTVFNAGLKENWQYESAEFKKFRSIEEWVEILKKFNLEAGPERLLQKDDPSDNILMIFTKVSK encoded by the coding sequence TTGAAAATCAAACAACTTCTACCAGTCACCTACCTACTCTTAAATTATAAGGGCCGAATTGATAGAAAAGTGTATTGGATCGCCTCATTGTTTATGTGGTCCAATTTTTATGTATTTTACCAAACTTTGGATTATTGTTTGGGAGAGACAAGTACCTGGATCATTTACCCGCTTATGCTTTGGGGGATTCTTGCTGTTTCCGCAAAACGATTTCATGATATTGGAAAGTCCGGATATACAATTGTACTCACACTGATACCCATTGTTGGTCCTTTGGTTGTGATCTATTTTTTGGCTTTTAAAAAGGGAGACCCACAAAACAACCAATATGGTTCCGTTCCAGGCTCAGAAATTGATTATTACAAAAACGATGATGGTACAAGTATCCCTCACTTAAAATCAACAGAGGTCATCATCAATGATGTGACTCGCTTAAATCCTGTAATTGTGTCTTCCGTTTTTCGCCCCGTATCATTAGATGAATTGATTCAATTTGTTAAATCATCCAATACTCCCATCTCTGTGGGTGGTGGTCGATTCAGTATGGGTGGCCAAACGGCAAGTCCAGGCTCAGTGCATATTGATATGCGAAAACTCAATCAAGTCATTGATTATAATCCATCTGAAAAGTGGATTAAAGTCCAAGCGGGAATCCGTTGGTGTGACATCCAACATTATATCGATAAAGATGATTTGTCTGTTAAGATCATGCAAACATATGCAAACTTCACTGTGGGTGGTGCATTGAGTGTCAATTGCCATGGACGATATATGGGATTGGGCCCGGTTGTTTTATCAGTTCGATCCATTGAAGTGATACTTGCAGATGGAAGTTTGATAAAGGCAAACAGAAAAGAAAACTCAGATGTATTTGCTGGGATGATTGGTGGTTACAATTCCGTTGGTATCATAGCAACAGTAGAATTTGATTTGGATGACAATGTCAAAGTCAAACAAGTAAGCAAAAAAATGAAAAAGAACCAATACTTCCAGTTTTTTAAATATAACATTCGGGAAGACAAAAAAGTAATTTTTCACAATGCAGACATTTACCCTCCTCAATACCAAAACATTCGAGCTGTTAGTTGGGAATTTACATTAGACAAACCTACTGTGAAATCTAGATTTATGCCTTTGCAATCCTCCTACCCAATCCATCGTTATTTTTTCTGGGATTTTACAGAATCTCCATTTGGGAAATGGAGGAGAGAATACATCGTGGATCCACTTCTATTTTTTGCAAAAAAAGTCCATTGGAGAAATTATGAAGCAGGTTACGATGTTTTAGAATTAGAACCATCTGCGCGTGAAAAATCAACCTATGTATTACAAGAATACTTTGTACCCATTGATAAATTTAATGGGTTCTCAGATCGATTGTGTGATATTTTAAAACGACACAAAGTAAACATGGTGAATATATCCGTTCGTCATGCAAAAGCAGATGAGGAAACGTATTTGTCTTGGGCACCCAAGGAGAGTTTTGCATTTGTTTTGTATTATAAACAAAACGTAAACGAATCTGATAAACTAAAAGTAGCAGTCTGGACTCGAGAACTCATGAATGCAAGTATTGAATTCGGAGGTAGTTATTATTTACCTTACCAAACCCATGCATCCAGAGAGATGTTTCAGAAAGCATATCCAAAATACAAAGAAATTTTTGCCCTAAAAGAAAAGTTAGATCCTAAGTTTCGATTTAAAAATATTTTCTGGGATACTTATTACAAAGAAAATCCAAAACCAGAATTGCTTGATTCTGCGTTTCACCGAATTTTTGCGAATGTTAAATGGAGTGATGCACTTTATCGATTTTTGCAAGTGATCTTTAATCTTTATCCAGAAGAAAAATTCTTCCAATTGATTTACGATACCACCAAACAGTATAAAACCGATGAGGAAATTTATTCGCAAATTGTACAAAGATTAAATTCAATAAAACCTTTTCATGCGGATTTAACTTATGCATTACCTGCACTCTTCAAACAAAAAAGAGATTTGTCTCTTCAGATTTTGGAACTTCTTGGAACCAATACTACCGTTAACGGGTATTTGGAAATTGGAACCACGGGAAGGTACATTTCGAGCTTACAACATAAGCTAAAATTCAATCAAAACATTTATCTTGTAAATTCAGTTCCACCAAAAAACAATCCCGCTGATATACTCGAAAGAGGTGGGATCAAAAAAATTGGAACATTTTTCCCTCTCAATGATTATGATCCAATTAGCAATGAAATACCATCTGAGAGCCTAGACCTTGTTACATGTCTCATTGGTTTACACCATATACAGTTACATAAATTAGATGCGTTTATCCAATCAATCCATCGTGTTCTCCGTGTGGGAGGTAAATTCATATTAAGAGATCATGATGTAAAAGATCCAGAAATGTTTGAATTTGTTTCCATAATCCATACAGTTTTTAACGCAGGTTTGAAGGAAAATTGGCAATATGAATCTGCTGAATTTAAAAAATTCCGTTCCATTGAGGAATGGGTAGAGATTCTTAAAAAATTCAATCTCGAAGCAGGACCAGAAAGACTCCTACAAAAGGATGATCCATCTGATAATATTCTTATGATTTTTACAAAGGTATCAAAATGA
- a CDS encoding arylamine N-acetyltransferase family protein gives MNDQQLIEAYLNRIGYQGPHNPTLELLHNITLAHVRSIPFENLDILLGKSINISLDAVIEKLINQKRGGYCFEQNGLLLYVLQILGFQVTPISARVRLDRPRDFTPPRTHVFLKVELSGTTWFTDVGVGGVSLTSAIQFLQDTEQITNHETRRIVSEGNRYFHQVLFPNGWVDVCEFTLEEMPEIDRELANWYTSNHPKSHFKDRLIVARAGEDGKRITLVNREFSERDKNGYAHKSVINSPKELIHVLKEKFNLSFPIDTEFQSPGLQWN, from the coding sequence TTGAACGATCAACAATTGATAGAAGCATATTTGAATCGTATTGGTTATCAGGGCCCACACAATCCTACCCTAGAATTACTTCACAATATCACATTAGCCCATGTTCGCAGTATCCCTTTTGAAAACTTGGATATTCTCTTGGGAAAAAGTATCAACATTAGTTTGGATGCAGTGATTGAAAAATTAATCAATCAAAAACGTGGTGGGTATTGTTTTGAACAAAATGGACTTCTATTGTATGTTTTGCAAATTCTCGGATTTCAAGTGACTCCCATCAGTGCGAGAGTTCGATTGGATAGACCAAGGGATTTTACTCCTCCACGAACACATGTTTTTCTAAAGGTAGAACTTTCTGGAACCACATGGTTTACTGATGTTGGTGTAGGAGGGGTATCACTCACTTCTGCAATCCAATTCCTTCAAGATACAGAACAAATCACAAACCACGAGACAAGAAGAATTGTTTCTGAAGGAAATCGGTATTTCCATCAAGTTCTATTTCCAAATGGATGGGTCGATGTTTGCGAATTTACATTGGAAGAAATGCCTGAAATCGATCGTGAGTTAGCCAATTGGTATACGAGTAACCACCCCAAATCACATTTTAAAGATCGCTTAATCGTTGCTAGAGCAGGAGAAGATGGAAAAAGGATTACACTCGTCAACAGAGAATTTTCAGAACGTGATAAAAACGGATACGCTCACAAATCAGTCATCAATTCTCCGAAAGAATTAATCCATGTTTTGAAGGAAAAATTTAATCTTTCCTTTCCTATCGATACAGAATTCCAATCACCTGGATTACAATGGAATTGA
- a CDS encoding response regulator: MNDNNIQLNVLLVEDEAILALTQKRNLESYGYSVLWASSGEDAIELFKNDSSINIILMDINLGKGMEGTEAAKIILNHKDIPLIFVSSHTEKEIVTKTEGITSYGYVVKSSTMTVLDASIKMALKLFSANQKLKESEEMFMKAFQFCPTPMAIHDYSNRNVFMDCNPAFIAITGFTKEEIIGKTALELGLYVFPEERDKILSQFQNQGYLRNFKNTLRTKTGKEQIRFLSLSKILISNKEHIFSVQTESPIEYFDI; this comes from the coding sequence ATGAACGATAACAATATTCAATTAAACGTTTTATTAGTAGAAGATGAAGCAATCCTTGCCTTAACACAAAAACGAAACCTAGAATCATATGGATATTCTGTACTTTGGGCCTCCAGTGGTGAAGATGCCATCGAACTGTTTAAGAACGATTCTTCTATCAATATCATCCTAATGGATATCAATTTAGGAAAAGGAATGGAAGGTACGGAAGCAGCAAAAATTATTTTAAATCACAAAGACATTCCACTCATATTTGTCTCTTCCCATACAGAAAAAGAAATCGTCACAAAAACAGAAGGGATCACTTCTTATGGATATGTAGTCAAAAGTTCAACGATGACTGTATTGGATGCCTCTATCAAAATGGCATTAAAACTTTTTTCTGCGAATCAAAAACTAAAAGAGTCAGAAGAGATGTTTATGAAGGCATTCCAATTTTGCCCCACTCCGATGGCCATCCATGACTATTCAAACCGAAATGTATTTATGGATTGTAACCCAGCTTTTATCGCGATAACCGGATTCACAAAAGAAGAGATCATTGGTAAAACCGCACTCGAATTAGGGCTTTATGTATTTCCAGAAGAGAGAGACAAAATCTTAAGCCAATTCCAAAACCAAGGGTATTTGCGAAATTTCAAAAATACTTTAAGAACGAAAACAGGGAAGGAACAGATCCGATTTCTATCTCTCAGTAAAATCTTAATTTCCAACAAGGAACATATATTTTCAGTCCAAACCGAATCACCCATTGAATATTTTGATATTTAA